The following coding sequences are from one Treponema parvum window:
- a CDS encoding FAD:protein FMN transferase: MRIIKKNHFTVLNNVLFAVFSAVFLFVGFSCKRVELPRAELIFGTICSINAYEDGTKAVYDELFTRLHSIDALFSTTKPSSEIEKINAAAGVTGVEVSEEVIAVLKVALAFSRITDGAFDPTIGPVVKLWGINTEYERIPEKEELDSALKLVGWKNVKIDGNTVFLPEKGMRLDLGGIVKGYAADALTHILKDRKVACAVIDLGGNVYVWGQKKDKSLWRVGIKNPNDPEGEPKIVLSLPESTVVTSGVYERYFIEDGVRYHHIINPKTGYPENNELTSVSVVCRSSIAADALSTSLFILGKEKGFQLIDRIVKNAVSADSKNSAINSASDDEPPVDFGQKTVQKKDRVSDGMGMWLFNGVSGEEYVLDVLENGLPLLPPMKDLPPLGAIFIDAEGKIFATDGFKGI, from the coding sequence ATGAGAATCATAAAAAAAAATCATTTTACGGTTTTAAATAACGTCCTTTTTGCAGTGTTTTCGGCGGTTTTTTTGTTCGTCGGTTTTTCCTGCAAGAGGGTGGAATTGCCCCGAGCGGAGCTGATCTTCGGGACGATCTGTTCTATAAACGCATATGAAGACGGAACAAAGGCCGTTTATGACGAACTTTTCACCCGCCTGCATTCCATTGACGCCCTGTTCAGCACGACAAAACCTTCATCGGAAATAGAAAAAATAAACGCCGCGGCGGGTGTTACGGGCGTAGAAGTTTCGGAAGAAGTAATTGCCGTTTTAAAGGTTGCTCTTGCCTTTTCGCGCATTACCGACGGCGCTTTCGATCCCACGATCGGTCCCGTAGTAAAACTTTGGGGCATAAACACGGAATACGAGCGGATTCCTGAAAAAGAAGAATTGGACAGCGCTTTAAAACTTGTCGGGTGGAAAAACGTAAAAATTGACGGGAATACGGTTTTTTTGCCGGAAAAAGGAATGCGGCTGGATTTGGGAGGCATTGTAAAAGGCTATGCCGCCGACGCTCTAACGCACATACTGAAAGACCGAAAAGTTGCGTGCGCCGTAATCGACTTGGGAGGCAACGTCTACGTTTGGGGGCAAAAAAAGGACAAGAGCTTGTGGCGAGTGGGAATAAAAAATCCGAATGATCCTGAAGGAGAACCCAAGATCGTCTTATCTTTGCCGGAATCTACGGTAGTTACAAGCGGAGTCTATGAGCGTTATTTTATTGAAGACGGAGTACGCTATCATCATATCATAAATCCGAAAACAGGTTATCCTGAAAACAATGAATTGACTTCGGTTTCCGTCGTTTGCAGATCAAGCATCGCGGCCGACGCGCTTTCGACGAGCCTTTTTATTTTAGGAAAAGAAAAAGGTTTTCAGCTTATAGACCGCATCGTAAAAAACGCGGTCTCGGCCGATTCAAAAAATTCAGCGATCAATTCGGCGTCGGATGATGAGCCTCCGGTCGACTTCGGTCAAAAAACCGTGCAAAAAAAGGACAGAGTTTCCGACGGGATGGGAATGTGGCTTTTTAACGGCGTTTCGGGAGAAGAATATGTTTTGGATGTCCTTGAAAACGGACTTCCCCTGCTTCCGCCCATGAAAGACCTTCCCCCTCTCGGAGCGATTTTTATAGATGCCGAAGGAAAAATCTTCGCCACGGACGGTTTTAAAGGCATATAA
- the aspS gene encoding aspartate--tRNA ligase, translating to MKSTKRTVTCGQLRKADAGKTVVLNGWVHRTRDLGGIFFITLRDRYGITQIVADVDAPPEVKKVAAELKSEYCIAVEGKVRLRFEKDVNVDMETGEIEIEAKEIEIFTASDPLPFSIDEVRQKDGSVVLPNDDLRLRYRYLDLRRAPMQYNIALRAKLTLAVRNYLYEKGFYEIETPTFIKSTPEGARDYLVPSRIHPGKFYSLPQSPQLYKQLLMVSGFDKYFQIARCYRDEDARGDRQPEFTQIDMEMSFTDREEVLETTEGLMNYVFKKVLNYELPVRFDRITWEDAFDVYGTDKPDLRFGLKMQDAAFMAKLADFNAFKAGGAAADKSVERHKRSAIKALVVEGQAEHYSRKMIEALEEKAKIYKAKGLAWIKVNSDGEFEGGISKFFAGKEKEILLKLGAKKGDLILFVSDEKWQTACVALGAVRSQLGKDLNLYNPADKFHFAWIIDFPYFAWNETENKWDTEHHMFTLPQKQYWPVLESDPASVKGDLYDLVMNGYEIASGSMRINDPSLQERIFKIVGYSKDRAEKAFGFLVNAFKFGAPPHGGIAPGLDRLAMLMCQADSIKEVIAFPKNNLAQSPMDDCPSFVDKAQLDELHIKI from the coding sequence ATGAAATCGACAAAACGTACAGTCACTTGCGGTCAGCTTCGCAAAGCCGACGCCGGAAAAACGGTTGTTTTAAATGGATGGGTTCACCGTACCAGAGATCTGGGCGGTATTTTTTTTATAACGCTGCGCGACCGCTACGGTATCACACAGATTGTCGCGGACGTAGACGCTCCGCCCGAAGTTAAAAAAGTCGCCGCGGAATTAAAGAGCGAATATTGCATTGCCGTAGAAGGCAAGGTTCGCCTCCGCTTTGAAAAAGACGTCAACGTCGACATGGAAACGGGAGAGATCGAGATCGAGGCAAAAGAAATCGAAATTTTTACGGCTAGCGATCCATTGCCGTTTTCTATTGACGAAGTGCGGCAAAAGGACGGATCCGTTGTTTTGCCTAACGACGACCTGCGTTTGCGCTACCGTTATCTGGATCTCAGGCGCGCTCCCATGCAGTACAATATCGCCTTGCGCGCAAAATTGACGCTGGCCGTGCGGAACTACCTGTATGAAAAAGGCTTTTATGAAATTGAAACGCCGACTTTTATAAAATCCACGCCCGAAGGCGCTCGCGATTACCTTGTCCCTTCGCGCATACACCCCGGAAAATTTTACTCGCTGCCGCAAAGTCCGCAGCTTTATAAGCAGCTTCTCATGGTTTCAGGCTTTGACAAATATTTTCAGATAGCCAGATGTTACCGCGACGAAGACGCCAGAGGCGATCGCCAGCCGGAATTCACTCAGATCGATATGGAAATGAGCTTTACGGACAGGGAAGAAGTTCTTGAAACGACGGAAGGGCTTATGAATTATGTCTTTAAAAAAGTCCTGAACTATGAGCTGCCCGTTCGTTTTGACCGCATAACATGGGAGGACGCCTTTGACGTTTACGGAACCGACAAACCCGATCTGCGTTTCGGTCTTAAAATGCAGGACGCCGCTTTTATGGCAAAGTTGGCGGATTTTAACGCGTTTAAGGCCGGCGGAGCCGCAGCGGATAAAAGCGTAGAGCGGCATAAAAGAAGCGCAATAAAAGCCTTGGTAGTGGAAGGTCAAGCCGAACATTACAGCCGCAAGATGATAGAAGCCCTCGAAGAAAAAGCGAAGATCTATAAGGCTAAGGGGCTTGCATGGATTAAGGTAAATTCCGACGGGGAATTTGAAGGCGGCATAAGCAAATTTTTTGCGGGAAAAGAAAAAGAAATTCTTTTAAAGCTCGGAGCAAAAAAGGGAGATCTGATTCTTTTTGTTTCGGATGAAAAATGGCAGACGGCGTGTGTCGCTCTCGGCGCCGTGCGCAGCCAGCTTGGAAAAGACCTCAACTTATACAACCCCGCGGATAAATTCCATTTTGCATGGATCATAGATTTTCCGTATTTCGCATGGAACGAAACGGAAAACAAATGGGACACTGAACATCACATGTTTACCTTGCCGCAAAAACAGTACTGGCCTGTTTTGGAAAGCGATCCTGCGAGCGTAAAAGGCGATCTTTACGATCTGGTTATGAACGGTTATGAAATCGCTTCCGGCTCAATGAGAATTAACGATCCCTCTTTACAGGAGAGAATTTTTAAAATAGTCGGTTACAGCAAAGACCGTGCCGAAAAAGCGTTCGGGTTTCTTGTAAACGCATTTAAATTCGGCGCGCCGCCTCACGGAGGAATAGCGCCCGGTCTTGACAGACTTGCTATGCTTATGTGCCAGGCCGATTCGATAAAGGAAGTGATAGCCTTTCCCAAGAATAATTTGGCGCAAAGTCCCATGGATGACTGTCCGAGTTTTGTCGACAAGGCTCAGCTCGACGAATTGCACATAAAGATATGA